GCGCGGTGCCCTGCTCGACGATCTGCCCATCTTCCATGACACAGATCTCATCCGCGACTTCCTTGGCCAGCCCCAGGTCATGGGTTATGAACAGCATCGAAAACTGCCATTTCCTCTGCAGTTCTCCAAGCAATCGAGTGATCTCATCCTGCATCGACACGTCGAGTGCGGAGACTACCTCGTCAGCGACCAGGAGCCGGGGCTCCGCCAGCAGGGCACGAGCCAGTGCGGCCCGCTGCAGTTGGCCTCCAGACAGCTGACCAGGATGACGCGACAGGTGCGCCTCCTCAAGGCCGACATCGGCAAGCAGCCGGCGCACCTTCACCACTGCCGAGGCTGCGTCAAGCCGGTGGATGCGGCAAGCCACCGGCAGCAGGCTTTGCCGCAGACTCAGGTGGGGCGCGAAGGACGCGAACGGGTCCTGGAAAACCAGTTGGAATGCCGGCCGGAGCGGACGCCAGGACCGTCCGCGGCGCCGTACCAGGTCAGTGCCGCACTCATCAAGGACCCGGCCGGAGTCAGGCCGAATCAGACCGACGCAGATCTTGCCCAGCGTGCTCTTCCCGCACCCGGATTGCCCCACCAGCGCGAGCGTGTGGTCAGCCACCAGCTCCAGACTGACTCGATCAACAGCCTGCACTTGGCCGCCACCACGGCGGAATGCCTTGCTGACGGCGTCGAGGGCTAGCACGGCTGTCATCGTGGCCGGACCTTCCTGGTTCCGGCGAGGAGCCTCTTGGTGACCTCGCTGACCGGATGGCCGAAGACCTCATCGAGGCTGCCGCTCTCCACAATGGTCCCGGAACTCACGACCATGACGTGAGTGCACAGACGGGCAGTCAGCGCCAGGTCATGGGAGACGTAGAGCAGTGCCCTGCCGCGTCCCCGGCTGAGCTCATCAATCAGCCCAATACATTCGGCTTGCCGCACCATGTCGAGGGCTGTCGTGGGTTCGTCGGCCACCACGATCGGCTGGCTGCCGCACAGGCTCATAGCGAGCATGACGC
The sequence above is drawn from the Arachnia rubra genome and encodes:
- a CDS encoding ABC transporter ATP-binding protein, translating into MTAVLALDAVSKAFRRGGGQVQAVDRVSLELVADHTLALVGQSGCGKSTLGKICVGLIRPDSGRVLDECGTDLVRRRGRSWRPLRPAFQLVFQDPFASFAPHLSLRQSLLPVACRIHRLDAASAVVKVRRLLADVGLEEAHLSRHPGQLSGGQLQRAALARALLAEPRLLVADEVVSALDVSMQDEITRLLGELQRKWQFSMLFITHDLGLAKEVADEICVMEDGQIVEQGTAQRVIDSPTAPATQRLVESVPRFPWGEAEWRD